In the Paenibacillus sp. FSL H7-0357 genome, one interval contains:
- a CDS encoding ABC transporter substrate-binding protein — MKRILFLGIALVLCGLVAYAIAYDRPLLVDFASEPAPEAVPVTQIRIALYDWTENLEVKNAIHQYNKSNPDHIEIIIMNLSTDVYGDTLNMLMTSGQGPDVFSVDNGWLATYVEKGYLAELSSFLNPGDLDRFPVWARDFADSSLYKGGIYFMPSSIETVRLIYNKQLFRNAGLDPEQPPVTFADMERFAGKISQAGVGVNKYGFGLPAGDSQYSLQTGLEMSSTYSGTYLYNYRTGRYDLSGYAPWLQMLLDMKAQGSLYPGETLLKRNSALRQFADGNIGMMYVTSKDYVKLQEYMPKDDWAVALPPVTSAAQKGAGALMMIPHSPLVVNSAASNREAAVKVWEFLQSKEFLTILFKQALALPVVDGILELPNMAPGLGHFSEFYPTAEDSIYPLSPQIMDQYDPNTVSIEPRDSGDRPRMQLYLQILSGEKELKEALRSETQRLNRMLDIAATGYSFKHEEYIYPEFNPKDPLKGDSLENLLSED, encoded by the coding sequence GTGAAACGAATCCTCTTCCTTGGAATTGCCTTGGTCCTTTGCGGGCTTGTGGCCTATGCCATCGCTTATGACCGTCCGCTGCTGGTTGATTTCGCTTCCGAGCCTGCGCCTGAGGCAGTCCCGGTTACCCAGATCAGAATTGCACTATATGACTGGACGGAGAACCTGGAAGTGAAGAATGCGATCCATCAATACAATAAGAGTAATCCGGACCATATTGAGATTATAATCATGAATCTTTCAACGGATGTCTATGGGGATACACTGAACATGCTGATGACATCAGGCCAAGGGCCGGATGTGTTCAGCGTCGATAATGGCTGGCTGGCAACGTATGTGGAGAAGGGGTATCTGGCCGAATTATCTTCTTTTCTGAATCCCGGCGATTTAGACAGGTTCCCGGTTTGGGCGAGAGACTTTGCGGACAGTTCGCTGTATAAGGGCGGTATTTATTTTATGCCCTCCAGTATTGAGACGGTACGGTTGATTTACAACAAGCAGCTGTTCCGCAATGCCGGTCTTGATCCGGAGCAGCCGCCCGTTACGTTTGCGGATATGGAGCGGTTCGCCGGGAAGATCAGCCAGGCTGGGGTCGGCGTTAATAAATACGGATTTGGCCTCCCGGCGGGAGACAGCCAGTATAGTCTGCAGACGGGACTTGAGATGTCAAGTACCTACAGCGGGACTTATCTTTATAATTACCGCACCGGCCGTTATGATCTGAGCGGTTATGCCCCATGGCTGCAGATGCTGCTGGATATGAAGGCACAGGGCAGCCTGTATCCGGGAGAAACCCTGCTGAAGCGCAACAGTGCCTTGCGGCAGTTCGCCGATGGCAATATCGGGATGATGTATGTAACGAGCAAAGATTATGTGAAATTGCAGGAATATATGCCAAAGGATGACTGGGCAGTGGCTTTGCCGCCGGTAACATCAGCAGCCCAAAAGGGGGCCGGAGCTTTGATGATGATTCCACATTCTCCGCTCGTTGTGAACAGTGCAGCTTCTAACCGTGAGGCGGCGGTGAAGGTCTGGGAATTTCTGCAATCGAAGGAGTTTTTGACGATTTTATTCAAGCAGGCACTGGCGCTGCCGGTGGTTGACGGCATTCTGGAGCTCCCCAACATGGCTCCGGGGCTGGGGCATTTCTCGGAATTTTATCCTACCGCAGAAGATTCAATATATCCGCTCTCCCCGCAAATCATGGACCAATATGATCCGAATACGGTTTCGATCGAACCGCGGGACTCGGGCGACCGTCCGCGGATGCAGCTGTACCTGCAGATCCTCTCCGGGGAGAAGGAGCTGAAAGAGGCGCTGCGCAGCGAGACGCAGCGGCTGAACCGGATGCTGGATATCGCGGCTACCGGGTATTCTTTTAAGCATGAGGAGTATATTTATCCCGAGTTCAACCCTAAAGATCCGCTGAAGGGTGACAGTCTGGAGAATCTGTTAAGTGAGGATTAG
- a CDS encoding ABC transporter permease translates to MITHEKRSAINTGQSSPVRPGAKKGSVFKHLLKHKVLLLMLLPGLIFLLINNYLPMFGIIIAFKNINYVDGILRSPWVGMDNFKFLFATSDAWIITRNTVLYNFVFIILNLVIAVSIAIALNELRNKLAAKFYQSIMFFPYFLSMVVVSYLVFAFLNVEYGFINKGVLSLFGLNEINWYSEPKYWPFILPLINLWKGVGYGCVIYLAAIIGIDSEYYEAALIDGASKWKQILHITIPLIRPVIIITTILAIGGIFRSDFGLFYQTTLNSGALYPTTLVIDTYVYNALINMGNLGMSAAAGLYQSVVGFFLVLGSNWIVRKVDKDQAVF, encoded by the coding sequence ATGATTACTCATGAGAAGAGGAGCGCGATCAACACTGGACAAAGCTCACCGGTCCGGCCGGGAGCCAAAAAAGGGTCCGTATTTAAGCATTTGCTGAAACATAAGGTGCTGCTGCTGATGCTGCTGCCCGGTTTGATCTTTCTGCTCATCAACAATTATTTGCCGATGTTCGGAATCATCATTGCATTCAAGAATATCAACTATGTTGATGGGATCCTGAGAAGCCCGTGGGTGGGGATGGATAATTTCAAATTTCTGTTCGCGACCTCGGACGCATGGATTATTACCCGAAACACGGTGCTGTACAATTTCGTGTTTATTATTCTCAATCTGGTCATTGCGGTTTCGATTGCGATTGCCCTGAACGAGCTGAGAAATAAGCTGGCCGCGAAATTTTATCAGAGTATAATGTTTTTTCCTTATTTTTTATCTATGGTCGTTGTAAGTTATCTGGTGTTCGCCTTTCTGAATGTTGAATACGGTTTCATTAATAAAGGTGTCTTGTCCCTGTTTGGATTGAATGAAATCAACTGGTATTCGGAGCCGAAATACTGGCCGTTTATTCTGCCATTGATTAACCTCTGGAAGGGTGTGGGCTACGGCTGTGTCATTTATCTTGCGGCCATCATCGGCATTGATTCCGAATACTATGAGGCAGCTCTGATCGACGGCGCCAGCAAGTGGAAGCAGATTCTTCATATCACAATTCCGCTCATCCGGCCGGTCATTATCATCACGACCATCCTGGCGATCGGCGGCATCTTCCGCTCTGACTTCGGGCTGTTCTACCAGACCACACTAAACTCCGGGGCGCTGTATCCGACAACGCTGGTCATTGATACCTATGTATACAACGCGCTTATCAATATGGGCAATCTGGGCATGTCCGCAGCGG
- a CDS encoding response regulator, translating into MLTMIIADDEPFIRRSLIHGFKWQEEFGLEVIGEAADGEEAYELCMKHTPDILFTDIMMPFLNGLQVAEKLKAAGCPTKIIIISGAQDFSYAQSAMKVNAEGYILKPVKLGEVKDIFHKVIARIHHERDNQLNLNQLKKQLHDNMPLIREKFLQNLIAGLYRNEGEIWEKIDYFALPFKREDPLTVGVLQLDDYGAAVDKFTEEYKQLLYFSIQNIMSECLNSHPCGIGFVASENEFIMIFCPGEEPASDSISSLCEQIIASIKEYLRLDASIGIGRTCMLAGQIENSYKDALAALAYKFYTGHASILHIKDIQPDTETLQSTFFYKFHAQLMNELKAGHTDKVMELLETLFTMLEGPKLQIGYVQSICAEIIFTSARALYEIDEEIERVLNDRITIMDTLYIQKNIAGLKSYILSLFHDLSAYVAGKNTSKNSRAINKIRSIVQEGYAQELSISRIAEEVFLTPNYISLIFKKETGETITDYITKIRMSKAKELLQTTDLKVMEISERVGYENPHYFSTVFKKTVGVHPLKYRSDQEETP; encoded by the coding sequence ATGTTGACGATGATCATAGCGGATGACGAGCCGTTTATCCGCCGCAGTCTGATCCACGGGTTCAAGTGGCAGGAGGAGTTCGGTCTTGAGGTCATCGGTGAGGCGGCAGACGGCGAGGAGGCCTATGAATTATGTATGAAGCATACTCCAGATATTCTGTTCACCGATATTATGATGCCCTTTCTGAACGGCCTTCAGGTCGCCGAGAAGCTGAAGGCCGCCGGTTGTCCAACCAAAATCATCATCATCAGCGGCGCGCAGGATTTCTCCTATGCCCAAAGTGCGATGAAGGTTAATGCCGAAGGCTATATTCTAAAGCCGGTTAAACTGGGCGAAGTCAAAGACATCTTTCATAAAGTCATTGCCCGGATTCACCACGAAAGAGATAACCAGCTGAATTTGAATCAGTTGAAGAAGCAGCTGCACGACAATATGCCGCTGATCCGCGAGAAATTCCTGCAGAACCTGATCGCCGGACTATACCGCAATGAAGGGGAGATTTGGGAGAAGATCGACTACTTCGCCCTTCCTTTTAAACGAGAAGACCCACTGACGGTAGGCGTATTACAGCTTGACGATTACGGGGCGGCAGTAGACAAATTCACGGAGGAGTATAAGCAGCTGCTCTATTTCTCCATCCAGAATATTATGAGCGAGTGTCTGAACAGCCACCCCTGCGGAATCGGCTTTGTAGCCAGCGAGAATGAGTTTATTATGATCTTTTGTCCGGGGGAGGAGCCTGCATCAGACTCCATCTCAAGCCTTTGCGAGCAGATTATCGCCAGTATCAAAGAGTATCTGCGTCTTGACGCCTCGATTGGCATCGGCAGAACCTGTATGCTCGCCGGACAAATCGAGAACTCCTATAAAGATGCGCTGGCCGCGCTGGCTTACAAATTTTATACCGGCCATGCCTCCATTCTCCATATCAAGGATATTCAGCCCGATACGGAAACGCTGCAGAGCACTTTTTTTTATAAATTCCATGCCCAGCTAATGAATGAGCTCAAGGCAGGCCATACGGACAAAGTAATGGAGCTGCTGGAAACCCTGTTCACCATGCTTGAAGGGCCCAAGCTGCAAATCGGTTATGTACAGAGCATCTGTGCGGAGATCATCTTTACTTCTGCAAGAGCCCTGTATGAAATTGATGAGGAAATCGAACGGGTGCTGAATGACCGGATTACCATCATGGATACACTCTATATCCAGAAAAATATTGCCGGACTCAAAAGCTATATACTCTCTCTTTTTCATGATCTAAGCGCATATGTGGCAGGCAAAAACACCTCAAAGAACAGCAGAGCCATCAACAAAATCCGGAGTATCGTGCAGGAGGGGTATGCCCAGGAGCTGTCCATCTCCAGGATTGCAGAGGAGGTCTTTCTGACCCCCAACTATATTAGCCTGATCTTCAAAAAAGAAACCGGTGAAACGATCACGGACTACATCACCAAGATCCGTATGAGCAAAGCCAAAGAGCTGCTGCAGACTACAGATCTGAAAGTGATGGAAATTTCCGAAAGGGTAGGCTATGAGAACCCCCATTATTTCAGCACCGTGTTCAAGAAAACCGTGGGCGTCCACCCGCTCAAATACCGGTCCGACCAGGAAGAGACGCCGTAA
- a CDS encoding cache domain-containing sensor histidine kinase, translating into MKKLFDTLSKTLFLYNFSIRSRLILYFLFLVLLPTTIISITVYNKSADIITRNVNTSIENNLNLVQDNLAQRFESANNSMVSLYLNTEFADLISSNRPTDSTGIINELAALNKMLENFPANGTSGSSFVPMLYMLNRPEYTQYNFSRRVFNIDQISLKPWYLGIPARSDFTVVGLSSLDSRFTLKFAKRLFGIRHAQLPYVGLLTIDIPVTEFGTLLEHYKPTTGSRIYIADQTGTIAISPEETLIGQNISTQDYYGKMAAEPADPGIFHSFDHVIQGENMLVSYKKIKATGWTILSISPISELNGELASFRRVMYVVIGICMLVSLMMALLLSENISAPIRKFIQSMSHAESGNFNIIIRYRRKDEFSYLFNRYNKLLQQIKALIDKLYVTELRKKEAELKTLQAQINPHFLYNTLDSINWLAINHDVPEISHMVTSLSDFFRYSLSKGRNIIPLRDELKQVESYLEIQQFRFQDKLAYELEKADPRLLEECLVVKLSIQPLVENAIIHGIQQRRGKGTIRIRVDSLHDVLCISVFDDGVGADPERLNQLLTDQQGNQSYGIRNVHMRIQQFFGESYGIRYYANTEDQAGLLAMIRFPVVTTWDEVIEDVDDDHSG; encoded by the coding sequence ATGAAAAAACTATTTGATACTCTTTCCAAAACCCTCTTCCTGTACAATTTCAGCATCCGCAGCCGGCTCATCCTCTACTTTCTCTTCCTTGTCCTTCTCCCGACTACGATCATCTCCATTACCGTTTACAATAAATCGGCGGATATCATCACCCGAAATGTCAATACATCGATTGAGAACAATCTTAATCTTGTACAGGATAATCTGGCACAGCGCTTCGAGAGCGCCAACAATTCCATGGTCTCCCTTTACCTCAATACCGAATTCGCAGATTTGATCTCTTCCAACCGGCCTACCGACAGCACCGGCATTATCAATGAGTTGGCTGCCCTGAACAAAATGCTGGAGAACTTCCCTGCAAACGGGACCTCGGGAAGCAGCTTTGTCCCTATGCTGTATATGCTGAACCGCCCGGAATATACCCAATACAACTTCTCCAGACGGGTCTTTAATATCGACCAGATTTCACTGAAGCCATGGTATCTCGGCATACCGGCCAGATCCGATTTCACCGTCGTCGGCCTAAGCTCACTGGACTCCCGGTTTACGCTTAAATTCGCCAAGCGTCTGTTTGGCATACGGCATGCCCAGCTGCCTTATGTCGGGCTGCTCACCATCGATATTCCCGTGACAGAATTCGGCACACTGCTGGAGCACTACAAGCCAACGACGGGCAGCAGGATTTATATTGCAGACCAGACTGGAACCATTGCCATCAGCCCCGAGGAGACCCTGATCGGGCAGAACATCAGCACACAGGATTATTACGGAAAAATGGCTGCCGAACCCGCAGACCCCGGCATCTTTCATTCCTTCGATCATGTGATTCAGGGCGAAAATATGCTCGTGAGCTACAAAAAAATAAAAGCCACCGGCTGGACCATTCTTTCCATCTCGCCCATAAGCGAACTGAATGGAGAATTGGCCTCGTTCCGGCGGGTGATGTATGTCGTTATCGGCATATGCATGCTGGTATCCCTGATGATGGCTCTGCTGCTGTCGGAGAATATCTCTGCTCCTATACGCAAATTTATCCAGTCAATGTCACATGCCGAAAGCGGTAATTTCAACATCATTATCCGCTACCGGCGCAAGGACGAATTTTCCTATCTGTTCAACCGTTATAACAAGCTGCTGCAGCAAATCAAGGCACTGATCGACAAGCTCTATGTCACTGAGCTGCGCAAGAAAGAAGCCGAACTAAAAACATTGCAGGCCCAGATCAATCCCCATTTTCTTTATAACACCCTGGATTCGATCAACTGGCTGGCCATCAATCATGATGTCCCCGAGATCAGCCATATGGTGACCTCCTTATCCGACTTCTTCAGGTACAGCCTCAGCAAGGGGAGGAACATCATCCCGCTGCGGGATGAACTGAAGCAGGTGGAGAGCTATCTGGAAATCCAGCAATTCCGCTTTCAGGATAAGCTCGCCTATGAGCTGGAGAAAGCCGACCCCCGGCTGCTGGAGGAATGCCTCGTAGTGAAGCTGAGTATCCAGCCGCTCGTAGAAAATGCGATTATTCACGGGATCCAGCAGCGGCGGGGGAAAGGTACAATCCGCATAAGGGTGGACTCTTTACATGATGTCCTTTGCATATCAGTTTTTGACGATGGCGTAGGGGCGGACCCGGAGAGGCTGAACCAGCTGCTTACCGATCAGCAAGGCAACCAGTCTTATGGCATCCGCAATGTGCATATGAGAATCCAGCAGTTTTTTGGCGAGTCCTACGGCATCCGTTATTATGCCAACACCGAAGATCAGGCAGGCCTACTGGCTATGATCCGGTTTCCGGTCGTTACTACTTGGGATGAGGTGATTGAAGATGTTGACGATGATCATAGCGGATGA
- a CDS encoding collagen-like triple helix repeat-containing protein, with product MVLLSTGPIENNLVGGVRPTQRVTVRVDNRSDVQASTVSVQGYYMLGGVRNLYVSESINVAANQVITTSYYADLDAFEFIFITPSENPADDPIQVSLWGKNSAGQLVTAHRLVFAELSGGFAGITGATGPAGATGATGAPGATGATGAGETGATGATGLPGTTGATGATGATGAGETGATGATGATGEAGEAGVTGATGATGVTGVTGATGEAGEAGVTGATGVTGATGATGAGETGATGEAGATGETGATGLPGATGATGATGATGAGETGATGATGATGEAGEAGVTGATGVTGATGVTGATGATGVTGATGEAGEAGVTGATGATGVTGATGATGVTGETGATGVTGPTGVTGATGATGEAGAAGVTGATGVTGATGATGVTGATGEAGAAGVTGATGATGVTGETGATGVTGETGATGVTGATGVTGETGATGVTGATGATGEAGAAGVTGATGVTGATGATGATGEAGAAGVTGATGATGETGATGVTGATGVTGETGATGVTGATGVTGATGVTGATGVTGETGATGVTGATGAGVATEGFSALLPALSVTTSTQLTGWTVASPYYDSPTFNETTGNYTIPATGRYSIEATVNYSTTAAISVALGAGVDPAFVVRRTSPVTTDLVSGLFPLLNVNIALVLSLRTILGNGTVTLAGEFELTAGDVIGLFYESDGLTVPLDLGSTSSGIVWSVHRLT from the coding sequence ATGGTTTTATTGTCTACAGGACCGATAGAAAATAACTTGGTTGGCGGTGTGAGACCGACTCAGCGGGTTACCGTCAGAGTTGATAACCGCAGCGATGTCCAGGCTTCCACAGTGTCTGTTCAGGGTTATTACATGCTTGGTGGAGTGCGGAATCTGTATGTTAGCGAATCTATCAACGTTGCTGCAAACCAAGTGATAACTACTAGCTACTATGCTGATTTGGATGCTTTTGAATTCATTTTCATTACCCCAAGTGAAAACCCGGCGGATGATCCGATCCAGGTTTCGTTGTGGGGGAAAAACAGTGCCGGCCAATTAGTGACCGCGCACCGGCTGGTATTCGCTGAGCTGTCGGGAGGATTTGCAGGAATAACCGGAGCGACCGGGCCTGCCGGTGCGACAGGAGCTACTGGTGCCCCTGGTGCAACAGGAGCAACGGGCGCTGGCGAGACTGGGGCAACGGGTGCCACAGGGCTACCAGGAACAACCGGAGCTACCGGCGCAACAGGAGCAACGGGCGCGGGTGAGACTGGCGCGACTGGGGCAACTGGTGCGACAGGTGAGGCTGGAGAAGCTGGCGTAACAGGGGCAACGGGAGCGACAGGAGTTACCGGGGTAACTGGTGCGACAGGTGAGGCTGGAGAAGCCGGCGTAACAGGGGCAACAGGGGTAACCGGAGCAACGGGAGCGACGGGTGCCGGTGAGACTGGTGCAACGGGTGAGGCTGGAGCTACCGGAGAGACTGGAGCGACAGGGCTACCAGGAGCAACCGGAGCTACCGGCGCAACAGGAGCAACGGGCGCGGGTGAGACTGGCGCGACTGGGGCAACTGGTGCGACAGGTGAGGCTGGAGAAGCTGGCGTAACAGGGGCAACAGGGGTGACTGGAGCTACTGGGGTAACGGGAGCGACCGGAGCCACCGGGGTAACTGGTGCGACAGGTGAGGCTGGAGAAGCTGGCGTAACAGGGGCAACAGGGGCAACAGGGGTAACCGGAGCAACGGGAGCGACAGGAGTTACCGGAGAGACTGGAGCGACTGGTGTAACAGGACCGACAGGGGTAACGGGAGCAACCGGAGCAACTGGTGAGGCTGGAGCTGCTGGCGTAACAGGGGCAACAGGGGTGACTGGAGCAACAGGTGCGACAGGGGTAACAGGAGCAACGGGTGAAGCTGGAGCTGCTGGGGTAACGGGAGCGACCGGAGCCACCGGAGTAACTGGTGAGACTGGAGCGACCGGAGTAACCGGAGAGACTGGAGCGACGGGGGTAACGGGAGCAACAGGTGTTACCGGAGAGACTGGAGCGACAGGGGTAACGGGAGCAACCGGAGCAACGGGTGAGGCTGGAGCTGCTGGCGTAACAGGGGCAACAGGGGTAACCGGAGCAACGGGTGCGACTGGTGCAACGGGTGAGGCTGGAGCTGCTGGGGTAACGGGAGCGACCGGAGCCACCGGAGAGACTGGAGCGACAGGGGTAACAGGAGCAACCGGAGTTACCGGAGAGACTGGAGCGACGGGGGTAACGGGAGCGACTGGTGTAACAGGAGCAACCGGCGTAACTGGAGCAACAGGAGTCACAGGTGAGACCGGAGCTACCGGTGTAACAGGAGCAACGGGAGCGGGTGTTGCAACTGAAGGCTTCTCGGCGTTGCTGCCGGCACTTTCGGTTACGACAAGTACCCAGCTCACAGGCTGGACTGTGGCGTCGCCATATTATGATAGTCCAACATTCAATGAAACTACAGGAAACTATACCATACCGGCAACAGGCAGATATTCCATTGAAGCGACTGTCAATTATTCTACAACTGCAGCAATTTCGGTAGCTTTGGGCGCAGGAGTCGATCCGGCCTTTGTGGTACGGAGAACCTCGCCTGTAACAACAGATTTGGTAAGCGGGTTATTTCCGCTGCTGAATGTAAACATTGCACTTGTGTTGTCGCTCCGCACGATATTAGGTAACGGTACAGTAACCTTGGCAGGAGAATTCGAGTTGACGGCAGGCGATGTGATCGGCCTGTTCTATGAATCCGATGGGTTGACAGTTCCTTTGGATCTGGGCAGCACATCTTCAGGCATTGTGTGGTCTGTTCACAGACTCACTTAA